One window from the genome of Parasteatoda tepidariorum isolate YZ-2023 chromosome 8, CAS_Ptep_4.0, whole genome shotgun sequence encodes:
- the LOC107443490 gene encoding small ribosomal subunit protein uS2 produces the protein MSGGIPSLALKDEDVTKFLASSTHIGNENLDFQMEQYVFKRRSDGIYLINLKKTWEKLLLAARAIVAIENPADVCVISARPFGQRAVLKFAAATGATPIAGRFTPGTFTNQIQAEFCEPRLLVVTDPRIDHQPLTEASYVNIPVIAFCNTDSPLRYVDVAIPCNNKGAHSIGLMWWMLAREVLRMRGTISRELKWDVMVDLYFYRDPEDAEKEEQAAVQADRPVKEAADIQSEPWGGEAVAAPEVTDWSAEPPQVTAFDNTEDWSASAGDWTSAAAIPPAAAPIQPAPTSDWSASTDTTAWQ, from the exons ATGTCGGGAGGAATACCATCCTTAGCATTAAAAGATGAAGATGTGACCAAATTTTTGGCATCTTCAACTCACATAGGAAATGAAAACTTAGATTTTCAAATGGaacaatatgtttttaaaaggaGATCAGATG gtaTCTATTTGATCAACTTGAAGAAGACCTGGGAGAAACTTTTACTTGCTGCCAGAGCTATTGTAGCTATTGAAAACCCAGCTGACGTTTGTGTTATCTCTGCCAGACCATTTGGACAAAGAGCAGTTCTCAAATTCGCTGCAGCCACTGGCGCCACTCCTATTGCTGGTCGATTCACCCCTGGAACATTCACTAATCAAATCCAAGCAGAGTTTTGTGAGCCTAGACTTTTAGTTGTCACAGACCCGCGTATTGACCACCAACCATTAACTGAAGCTTCTTACGTCAATATTCCAGTAATCGCTTTTTGCAACACCGATTCTCCTCTAAGATACGTAGATGTTGCTATTCCATGCAACAACAAG GGTGCACATTCTATTGGATTAATGTGGTGGATGCTAGCAAGAGAAGTTCTTAGAATGAGAGGCACCATCAGTCGTGAATTGAAATGGGATGTTATGGTTGATCTTTATTTCTATAGAGATCCTGAAGAT GCTGAAAAAGAAGAGCAAGCTGCTGTTCAAGCTGATAGACCTGTTAAAGAAGCTGCTGATATACAGTCTGAACCTTGGGGTGGAGAAGCTGTAGCTGCACCAGAAGTTACTGAC TGGTCTGCTGAACCACCACAAGTTACAGCATTTGACAACACTGAGGACTGGTCTGCTTCTGCTGGAGATTGGACATCTGCAGCCGCTATTCCACCAGCAGCTGCTCCAATCCAACCTGCACCAACTTCTGATTGGTCTGCTTCTACTGACACTACTGCATGGCAGTAA